From Ptychodera flava strain L36383 chromosome 2, AS_Pfla_20210202, whole genome shotgun sequence, the proteins below share one genomic window:
- the LOC139119126 gene encoding uncharacterized protein, translated as MHTSENRMEMSQDGRKFPRAILWTAPRSMSTVFERSIRALGDIKVYHESYGKAAYFGEERCFPLFMNNQVQPGCKFSDVKEMLQGPAVGYRGVFMKDHAYRIAATGRYDAIPEGFVHSFLIRQPIKSILSYYKGFLKVYGSDISYLPGKLSYRGMWDLYNYIRDVKGQTSVIISVDDLLVDPVAIMKKYCEAVGFEFRESMLHWEPGPVEGWSGNDTWYRTLSTSTGFLKPAELETFGSDENISDLPELVQETVLDSQHYYEEMYKLRMQP; from the exons ATGCACACTAGCGAGAACAG GATGGAAATGAGCCAAGACGGCCGTAAGTTTCCACGGGCTATCCTATGGACGGCACCTAGAAGCATGTCAACAGTATTCGAAAGATCCATACGGGCTCTTGGTGATATCAAAGTTTATCACGAAAGTTACGGCAAGGCTGCATATTTTGGAGAAGAAAGGTGCTTTCCACTTTTCATGAACAATCAAGTTCAGCCCGGCTGCAAGTTCAGTGATGTAAAAGAGATGCTTCAGGGACCTGCAGTTGGATATCGGGGTGTCTTTATGAAAGATCACGCATATCGTATAGCAGCAACTGGAAGATACGATGCTATACCTGAAGGATTTGTGCATTCATTCCTTATACGCCAACCAATCAAATCAATCCTTTCCTATTACAAAGGATTTTTAAAGGTTTATGGCTCTGATATTTCATATCTTCCAGGAAAACTCAGCTATAGAGGCATGTGGGACCTGTACAACTACATCagagatgtcaaaggtcaaacatcAGTCATCATCAGCGTTGATGATTTACTCGTTGATCCAGTTGCCATCATGAAGAAGTACTGTGAGGCTGTTGGATTTGAATTCAGAGAAAGCATGTTACACTGGGAGCCCGGTCCAGTCGAAGGATGGAGCGGGAACGATACATGGTATCGAACATTGTCAACTAGCACAGGGTTTTTGAAGCCAGCTGAATTGGAAACATTTGGTTCGGATGAAAATATCTCCGACTTGCCTGAATTGGTTCAAGAAACAGTACTTGATTCTCAGCACTACTACGAGGAAATGTACAAGTTGAGAATGCAACCATGA